Proteins co-encoded in one Quercus robur chromosome 8, dhQueRobu3.1, whole genome shotgun sequence genomic window:
- the LOC126696883 gene encoding uncharacterized calcium-binding protein At1g02270-like isoform X1: MGLELAPNYMSLLSMPETEREQEQEQGCLSCTTFNILAPIYKRIDQQNQGLRESEFRAMWVSRNQRILDWLLYKSSSIICLQEFWVGSEELVHMYQERLGAAGYITFNLARTNNRGDGLLTAIHKDYLRVLNYRELPFNDFGDRVAQLLHVQSVVPFLPNRKGNIGQEMLIVNTHLLFPHDSSLSLVRLHQVYKILQYVESYQRENKLKRIPIILCGDWNGSKRGHVYKFLRSQGFVSSYDDAHKYSDADAHKWVSHRNHRGNICGVDFIWLCNPNKSRKPLRTSWAEAVFSILKYLLRKASLAEDDAFAFLKGDNQGDFITFSALHEALSQVKLFGHPNGLSFQEMKKLWAQADINGDGVIDYEEFKQKIWNPKWSEQSEEYLETMIEEPKKGTNEEAIGFRVKNALLFPREAEKAMWPENYSLSDHASLNVVFSPLSLQCFSAQ; encoded by the exons atgggtcTTGAATTAGCACCCAACTACATGTCTTTGTTGTCAATGCCAGAGACAGAACGAGAGCAAGAACAAGAACAGGGTTGCTTATCATGCACCACTTTCAATATCCTGGCTCCCATTTACAAACGAATTGATCAACAG aatcaaggtcttcgGGAAAGTGAGTTCAGGGCCATGTGGGTGAGCAGGAACCAAAGGATTTTGGATTGGTTGCTCTATAAATCTTCCTCCATCATCTGTCTTCAG GAGTTCTGGGTTGGAAGTGAAGAACTTGTGCATATGTACCAGGAGAGGCTAGGAGCTGCAGGCTATATCACCTTCAATCTTGCAAGAACTAACAACCGTGGAGATg GTCTGCTGACTGCCATACATAAGGACTACTTAAGGGTTCTGAATTATCGAGAGTTGCCTTTTAATGACTTTGGAGACCGAGTTGCTCAGCTGCTTCATGTTCAGTCAGTTGTGCCTTTTCTCCCAAACCGAAAGGGAAACATTGGACAAGAAATGCTTATTGTGAACACCCATTTGCTATTTCCTCATGATTCAAGTCTCTCTCTAGTAAGATTGCATCAG GTTTACAAAATACTTCAATATGTGGAATCATATCAGAGAGAAAACAAGCTCAAACGAATTCCCATCATACTATGTGG TGATTGGAATGGAAGCAAGCGGGGGCATGTTTACAAGTTTCTTAGGTCGCAGGGATTTGTATCATCATATGATGATGCCCATAAATATAGTGATGCAGATGCTCACAAG TGGGTTAGCCACCGCAATCATAGGGGAAACATCTGTGGTGTTGATTTCATTTGGCTTTGTAATCCTAACAAGTCACGCAAACCATTAAGAACAAGTTGGGCTGAAGCAGTTTTCAGTATATTAAAG TATCTGCTTCGAAAAGCTTCACTGGCTGAAGATGATGCATTTGCCTTTCTCAAGGGGGACAACCAGGGTGATTTTATTACATTTTCTGCTCTCCATGAAGCATTGAGCCAg GTTAAATTATTTGGTCATCCTAATGGACTGAGTTTCCAAGAGATGAAAAAGCTATGGGCCCAAGCAGACATCAATGGAGATGGTGttattgattatgaagaatTCAAG CAGAAGATTTGGAATCCTAAATGGTCGGAGCAATCGGAGGAGTATCTTGAGACAATGATTGAAGAGCCTAAAAAGGGCACCAACGAGGAAGCCATTGGTTTCAGGGTGAAGAATGCACTTCTCTTCCCCCGGGAAGCGGAGAAAGCAATGTGGCCTGAAAACTACTCTCTTTCTGATCATGCTTCGTTAAATGTTGTCTTTTCACCGTTAAGTCTTCAGTGTTTTTCAGCCCAATAA
- the LOC126696880 gene encoding protein NTM1-like 9 produces MTSSGRLEVPVGYRFHPTDEELVNHYLRFKMQGDKENEVRAIGEVNICKYEPWDLPRLSEIKTEDHEWFFFCAREIKSFSGSRSRANRATKRGYWKSTGRDRNIRVKGTNNVIGTKKTLVFHEGRVPNGRRTSWVIHEYQPATFLPYQKAFVLCRLFKKPDVRTNEAPCDDGDVSSYAASDFEGQVPGHTIPENYEFNQVDAGLASVRQHQWQDYDFDLDQQEPPDLDSIITDDFDFNFRQYMSDDNEQEEYTLEAVRQSNDSRAPDSPITIYYDGGLSSDSDTDTALAPHQRMHMINSGTASSSNRGQYKEKRNGVVLDDFLGLDSSSVDSAAYIPCVRSTQSQGLRSPPSIGAFDLQYQPSVCHSEVQRAAPRKFQQQSSSLKVVSLQKAKDASRLSITTNLPQKERSITESDKEQKLGQGTNANNSPKSKKVRSAGSDRKGSLIFQETSLQGHESSPPSVYFAKFLIGIILFVVFIREMLLYGNWY; encoded by the exons ATGACATCTTCTGGAAGATTAGAGGTACCGGTGGGATATAGATTCCACCCAACCGATGAAGAATTGGTCAACCACTATCTGAGGTTCAAAATGCAAGGCGACAAGGAAAACGAAGTCCGAGCCATCGGTGAAGTTAATATCTGCAAATACGAGCCTTGGGATTTACCCA GGTTATCAGAGATCAAGACAGAGGACCATGAATGGTTCTTCTTTTGTGCCCGGGAAATCAAGTCCTTTAGCGGTAGCCGATCCCGTGCGAACAGGGCGACCAAGAGAGGCTACTGGAAATCCACCGGGAGGGATAGGAATATCAGGGTTAAAGGAACCAACAATGTgattggtacaaagaagactttGGTGTTCCATGAAGGTCGCGTTCCAAATGGGCGCAGGACCTCTTGGGTTATACATGAGTATCAGCCAGCTACCTTTCTTCCTTACCAG AAAGCTTTTGTCCTCTGCCGCTTATTTAAAAAACCAGATGTGAGGACTAATGAGGCTCCCTGTGATGATGGTGATGTAAGCAGCTATGCTGCTTCTGATTTTGAAGGTCAGGTGCCAGGGCATACAATTCCAGAG AATTACGAATTCAATCAGGTAGATGCAGGCCTGGCATCAGTCCGTCAACATCAGTGGCAGGATTATGACTTTGATTTGGATCAGCAAGAACCTCCAGATCTGGATTCCATAATTACTGATGactttgattttaattttaggcAATATATGTCAGATGATAATGAACAGGAAGAGTATACCTTAGAAGCAGTCAGGCAATCCAATGATTCCAGGGCACCAGATTCACCGATAACGATATACTATGATGGTGGACTAAGCAGTGATTCAGACACTGACACAGCCCTAGCACCG CACCAGCGAATGCATATGATTAACAGTGGAACTGCATCCTCGTCTAACCGTGGccaatacaaagaaaaaagaaatggtgtCGTGCTTGATGATTTCTTGGGACTTGATTCTTCTTCTGTCGACTCAGCTGCATATATCCCTTGTGTGCGCAGCACTCAATCACAGGGTCTACGATCCCCTCCAAGCATAGGAGCCTTCGATCTTCAATATCAACCAAGCGTCTGCCACTCTGAAGTACAGAGAGCTGCTCCTAGAAAATTCCAACAGCAGAGTAGCAGTCTTAAAGTAGTATCCCTTCAGAAG GCCAAAGATGCTTCAAGGCTCAGTATTACTACTAATCTGCCCCAGAAAGAAAGATCCATTACGGAATCTGACAAAGAGCAGAAATTGGGTCAAGGCACCAATGCAAATAATAGTCCTAAGTCGAAAAAGGTTAGGTCAGCGGGCAGTGATCGGAAGGGTTCCCTCATTTTCCAAGAGACATCTCTACAAGGCCATGAATCTAGTCCGCCCTCAGTGTATTTTGCCAAATTTCTAATAGGTATAATTTTGTTTGTGGTCTTTATTCGGGAAATGCTGCTATATGGGAACTGGTACTAA
- the LOC126696884 gene encoding uncharacterized protein LOC126696884, protein MNSQLLHPEYSAFQLERATEDVRVTFFKCVRWQLEETLDAIDCPYHYFCDSTYPGNYPPAVDILVFLFTAASYLTTLIFMVTDISRRGQTCLNRSKRYLLPSGPISLPVILLTLAKGHRINTIFPLSSIGPAILLLVHVSALTFDHEANRDIKYAFFEASTISGILHASLYLDAIILPYYTGFDALVLSNFSGECASCVCRKEVLIVGGILVSYKGWSITTFSVVGALCLRIICRLSGEKTGATALIRPWLESVAWILISMDCVYLATNSPPGSTMLRVAAFGGVFVLICLHVLKSACTLITKWHCAEKISQISYGG, encoded by the coding sequence ATGAATAGCCAACTCCTGCATCCAGAATATTCAGCATTCCAACTTGAACGGGCCACGGAAGATGTCCGCGTAACATTCTTCAAATGTGTCAGATGGCAGCTAGAAGAAACATTGGACGCAATTGACTGCCCTTATCACTATTTCTGTGATAGCACTTATCCTGGCAATTATCCACCTGCTGTGGACATTCTGGTATTTCTGTTTACTGCAGCTTCATACTTGACAACCCTCATCTTTATGGTGACAGATATATCAAGAAGAGGGCAAACCTGCCTTAATCGTTCAAAGAGGTACTTATTACCATCTGGTCCAATTTCTCTCCCAGTAATCCTCTTGACACTGGCAAAAGGCCACCGAATCAACACTATATTTCCTCTCTCGAGCATTGGTCCTGCAATCCTCCTACTGGTTCATGTTTCTGCCCTGACCTTTGATCACGAGGCTAATAGAGACATCAAATATGCTTTTTTTGAGGCATCAACAATTTCTGGAATTTTACATGCAAGCCTGTATCTGGATGCTATTATCTTACCTTATTATACAGGTTTTGATGCTCTAGTGTTGTCAAACTTTTCAGGTGAGTGTGCATCTTGCGTATGCAGGAAAGAGGTTTTGATTGTGGGAGGGATCTTAGTGTCATACAAGGGGTGGTCAATAACCACATTTTCAGTTGTGGGTGCTCTCTGCTTAAGGATTATCTGCAGATTGTCTGGAGAGAAAACAGGAGCTACCGCACTAATTAGGCCATGGCTGGAAAGCGTAGCTTGGATCTTGATATCAATGGACTGTGTTTATCTAGCAACAAACTCCCCACCAGGAAGTACAATGTTGAGAGTTGCTGCTTTTGGAGgtgtatttgttttgatttgtctTCATGTACTCAAAAGTGCATGCACTCTGATAACAAAGTGGCATTGTGCAGAAAAAATTAGTCAAATATCATATGGAGGATAG
- the LOC126696883 gene encoding uncharacterized calcium-binding protein At1g02270-like isoform X2: MGLELAPNYMSLLSMPETEREQEQEQGCLSCTTFNILAPIYKRIDQQNQGLRESEFRAMWVSRNQRILDWLLYKSSSIICLQEFWVGSEELVHMYQERLGAAGYITFNLARTNNRGDGLLTAIHKDYLRVLNYRELPFNDFGDRVAQLLHVQSVVPFLPNRKGNIGQEMLIVNTHLLFPHDSSLSLVRLHQVYKILQYVESYQRENKLKRIPIILCGDWNGSKRGHVYKFLRSQGFVSSYDDAHKYSDADAHKWVSHRNHRGNICGVDFIWLCNPNKSRKPLRTSWAEAVFSILKYLLRKASLAEDDAFAFLKGDNQGDFITFSALHEALSQVKLFGHPNGLSFQEMKKLWAQADINGDGVIDYEEFKKIWNPKWSEQSEEYLETMIEEPKKGTNEEAIGFRVKNALLFPREAEKAMWPENYSLSDHASLNVVFSPLSLQCFSAQ; the protein is encoded by the exons atgggtcTTGAATTAGCACCCAACTACATGTCTTTGTTGTCAATGCCAGAGACAGAACGAGAGCAAGAACAAGAACAGGGTTGCTTATCATGCACCACTTTCAATATCCTGGCTCCCATTTACAAACGAATTGATCAACAG aatcaaggtcttcgGGAAAGTGAGTTCAGGGCCATGTGGGTGAGCAGGAACCAAAGGATTTTGGATTGGTTGCTCTATAAATCTTCCTCCATCATCTGTCTTCAG GAGTTCTGGGTTGGAAGTGAAGAACTTGTGCATATGTACCAGGAGAGGCTAGGAGCTGCAGGCTATATCACCTTCAATCTTGCAAGAACTAACAACCGTGGAGATg GTCTGCTGACTGCCATACATAAGGACTACTTAAGGGTTCTGAATTATCGAGAGTTGCCTTTTAATGACTTTGGAGACCGAGTTGCTCAGCTGCTTCATGTTCAGTCAGTTGTGCCTTTTCTCCCAAACCGAAAGGGAAACATTGGACAAGAAATGCTTATTGTGAACACCCATTTGCTATTTCCTCATGATTCAAGTCTCTCTCTAGTAAGATTGCATCAG GTTTACAAAATACTTCAATATGTGGAATCATATCAGAGAGAAAACAAGCTCAAACGAATTCCCATCATACTATGTGG TGATTGGAATGGAAGCAAGCGGGGGCATGTTTACAAGTTTCTTAGGTCGCAGGGATTTGTATCATCATATGATGATGCCCATAAATATAGTGATGCAGATGCTCACAAG TGGGTTAGCCACCGCAATCATAGGGGAAACATCTGTGGTGTTGATTTCATTTGGCTTTGTAATCCTAACAAGTCACGCAAACCATTAAGAACAAGTTGGGCTGAAGCAGTTTTCAGTATATTAAAG TATCTGCTTCGAAAAGCTTCACTGGCTGAAGATGATGCATTTGCCTTTCTCAAGGGGGACAACCAGGGTGATTTTATTACATTTTCTGCTCTCCATGAAGCATTGAGCCAg GTTAAATTATTTGGTCATCCTAATGGACTGAGTTTCCAAGAGATGAAAAAGCTATGGGCCCAAGCAGACATCAATGGAGATGGTGttattgattatgaagaatTCAAG AAGATTTGGAATCCTAAATGGTCGGAGCAATCGGAGGAGTATCTTGAGACAATGATTGAAGAGCCTAAAAAGGGCACCAACGAGGAAGCCATTGGTTTCAGGGTGAAGAATGCACTTCTCTTCCCCCGGGAAGCGGAGAAAGCAATGTGGCCTGAAAACTACTCTCTTTCTGATCATGCTTCGTTAAATGTTGTCTTTTCACCGTTAAGTCTTCAGTGTTTTTCAGCCCAATAA
- the LOC126696883 gene encoding uncharacterized calcium-binding protein At1g02270-like isoform X3, translating into MYQERLGAAGYITFNLARTNNRGDGLLTAIHKDYLRVLNYRELPFNDFGDRVAQLLHVQSVVPFLPNRKGNIGQEMLIVNTHLLFPHDSSLSLVRLHQVYKILQYVESYQRENKLKRIPIILCGDWNGSKRGHVYKFLRSQGFVSSYDDAHKYSDADAHKWVSHRNHRGNICGVDFIWLCNPNKSRKPLRTSWAEAVFSILKYLLRKASLAEDDAFAFLKGDNQGDFITFSALHEALSQVKLFGHPNGLSFQEMKKLWAQADINGDGVIDYEEFKQKIWNPKWSEQSEEYLETMIEEPKKGTNEEAIGFRVKNALLFPREAEKAMWPENYSLSDHASLNVVFSPLSLQCFSAQ; encoded by the exons ATGTACCAGGAGAGGCTAGGAGCTGCAGGCTATATCACCTTCAATCTTGCAAGAACTAACAACCGTGGAGATg GTCTGCTGACTGCCATACATAAGGACTACTTAAGGGTTCTGAATTATCGAGAGTTGCCTTTTAATGACTTTGGAGACCGAGTTGCTCAGCTGCTTCATGTTCAGTCAGTTGTGCCTTTTCTCCCAAACCGAAAGGGAAACATTGGACAAGAAATGCTTATTGTGAACACCCATTTGCTATTTCCTCATGATTCAAGTCTCTCTCTAGTAAGATTGCATCAG GTTTACAAAATACTTCAATATGTGGAATCATATCAGAGAGAAAACAAGCTCAAACGAATTCCCATCATACTATGTGG TGATTGGAATGGAAGCAAGCGGGGGCATGTTTACAAGTTTCTTAGGTCGCAGGGATTTGTATCATCATATGATGATGCCCATAAATATAGTGATGCAGATGCTCACAAG TGGGTTAGCCACCGCAATCATAGGGGAAACATCTGTGGTGTTGATTTCATTTGGCTTTGTAATCCTAACAAGTCACGCAAACCATTAAGAACAAGTTGGGCTGAAGCAGTTTTCAGTATATTAAAG TATCTGCTTCGAAAAGCTTCACTGGCTGAAGATGATGCATTTGCCTTTCTCAAGGGGGACAACCAGGGTGATTTTATTACATTTTCTGCTCTCCATGAAGCATTGAGCCAg GTTAAATTATTTGGTCATCCTAATGGACTGAGTTTCCAAGAGATGAAAAAGCTATGGGCCCAAGCAGACATCAATGGAGATGGTGttattgattatgaagaatTCAAG CAGAAGATTTGGAATCCTAAATGGTCGGAGCAATCGGAGGAGTATCTTGAGACAATGATTGAAGAGCCTAAAAAGGGCACCAACGAGGAAGCCATTGGTTTCAGGGTGAAGAATGCACTTCTCTTCCCCCGGGAAGCGGAGAAAGCAATGTGGCCTGAAAACTACTCTCTTTCTGATCATGCTTCGTTAAATGTTGTCTTTTCACCGTTAAGTCTTCAGTGTTTTTCAGCCCAATAA